CCGAGCGCGGCAAATCCCCCCGCTACGACCAGCAATTGCAAGCCCAGCGCGAACCGCCCCGGCACGAAATCGAGTGGCTTCGTCTCCAAGATGCCGAAGACGAACATCGCCGGCAGCAGGAAGAACATGTACTGCTGCGGATACTCCACGAGCGCGTGCATGAGCAGCGCGCCGATCAGCGCGAGACCGAACACGCGCTCGGGCGTGTGCGGGGCGCGCAGCACGCGCCACAGCCATGCCAGGAGGCCCAGCAGGACGATAGCGAGACCCACCGCGCCGGTCTTAGCCAGCAAGTCGATGATGATGTCGTGCGAATTGTTGGCGATTTCGACGTCGCCGAGCCGTTTCACGAGTTCGTATTCGAAACGCGGAAACTCGCCCCAACCGACGCCGAGCAGCGGATGCCCGGTAAACATCGTCCAACCGTACTTCCACATCGCCAGACGCAGAACGAACTGCCCTTTGTCCTCGAAGCGGTGCGCGGCCGAGACGTCCAGATCCAAGTGGAAACGAAGATTCGCCCAGCGCACGGCTAGGTTCACCGCAACGAACAAGATAACGAGCAGGACAGGAATGACCCATTCCCGCATGCCGCGCCGCGCTGCGCCGATGCCGCGCGGCACGACGAACGCCATCCAGAACCCGGCAACGACGATGACGGCCGTCTGCAACCACGGCCCGCGCGAGACGGTCAACGCCTGCCCGAGCACGCAGATCGCCGACACGGCAACCCACACGATGATGTTCAAGCGGCGCGTCTGCACGAGGTACATGGCCGCCGCGAGCGCGAATGCGATGACGGTCGCCAGGTGATTGGCCTGCGCCATGTTGCCGAACGGCCGCCGCTCGGTCGCAACGTTGTAGGCCACGACGAACGGAGCGAACCGCGCCTCCGCATGAAACAACTGCACCACTTGGCAAAACACGGCGAACAACCCACCCACGATCAGCGCGGCTGCCGCCCAGCGCAATGCAGTATCGGCCACGCCTGCGCGAGCGAATCCATACCCCGCCTGCGTGGCCATGAAGCCCGCCAAAAGAAAGCCCGCTCCGAGCCAATTCATCGACGGCTGAGCAAGCGGCAGCACGAACGTTTGCAGCACCAGCAAAGACCCGAACGCGATCGGCACGAGCGCGACGGACGGCATCGCATACTGCGGGCGCGGCCTGGCCGACACCACCATCAACAGAACGGCCGCGCCGACGAGCAGATAGAGCGAGAGCGCCGTGAACTCGGCATAGAAGGTCGGAATCGGATACGTATGGTTCGTAACCGCGTAGGGAAGCAGTACCGCGAACGCCAGGGACGCGAACGACAGATAGCGAGTGAATGGTGATGTCATGAGGATAGGGGCCGTCGGCAACCGGCGCACTATACAAAAAATTCCTTTCACTGTGCGTAGCCGCATGTCCGTCTTGCATTCAAGTTCGGCATTCGGACGGGGCCAGCTTCGCCGGCAATGTGGCGCCCGCGAGCGGCATCGGCCCCGAGCCCGGTGCAGGCAGTGAAGACGCTTGCTTGCCCGACGCGAAGCATTCCCA
The sequence above is a segment of the Trinickia acidisoli genome. Coding sequences within it:
- a CDS encoding PglL family O-oligosaccharyltransferase; amino-acid sequence: MTSPFTRYLSFASLAFAVLLPYAVTNHTYPIPTFYAEFTALSLYLLVGAAVLLMVVSARPRPQYAMPSVALVPIAFGSLLVLQTFVLPLAQPSMNWLGAGFLLAGFMATQAGYGFARAGVADTALRWAAAALIVGGLFAVFCQVVQLFHAEARFAPFVVAYNVATERRPFGNMAQANHLATVIAFALAAAMYLVQTRRLNIIVWVAVSAICVLGQALTVSRGPWLQTAVIVVAGFWMAFVVPRGIGAARRGMREWVIPVLLVILFVAVNLAVRWANLRFHLDLDVSAAHRFEDKGQFVLRLAMWKYGWTMFTGHPLLGVGWGEFPRFEYELVKRLGDVEIANNSHDIIIDLLAKTGAVGLAIVLLGLLAWLWRVLRAPHTPERVFGLALIGALLMHALVEYPQQYMFFLLPAMFVFGILETKPLDFVPGRFALGLQLLVVAGGFAALGPIYRDYARAEVLYYGAHPAEEYRAAPSVLFGAWGEYGMATLLSIDSNDLQTKLAMHEKALALLPGETVLRRYAALLALDGKENQAFDTVERLKIFAVVLHDWPSQLSALYGLCDDEPKLAPFKAELVKRYGPAPKAADDDDSDD